The following are from one region of the Thermodesulfobacteriota bacterium genome:
- a CDS encoding tyrosine-type recombinase/integrase: protein MASGTGIPSPGRGDPLPVPALPPALAAAIDRYRLHLTDLRRLAANTVQAYLSDLMLFGQALAKAGVTEPGAVGPDSIRDYLRQGREQGLAPRSQARKLAALRGFFRLLLAEGIVAADPCTEIDCPRPRRPLPKVLSLQEVDRLLAPPASAADSLAFRNHAMLQLLYATGLRVSELVRLPLTACQLAAGYLRVCGKGDKERLVPFGEEAQEAVKTYATVHRPLLLGRRRSSYLFVTSRGTAMTRARFWQIIEELRRTLAIDTAVSPHVL, encoded by the coding sequence ATGGCCTCTGGCACCGGCATCCCCAGTCCCGGCCGGGGAGATCCTCTGCCTGTCCCGGCCCTGCCGCCAGCCCTGGCCGCGGCCATCGACCGCTACCGCCTGCATCTCACCGATCTGCGGCGCCTGGCCGCCAACACCGTCCAGGCCTATCTCAGCGACCTCATGCTGTTCGGCCAGGCCCTGGCCAAAGCGGGCGTCACCGAGCCCGGCGCGGTCGGGCCGGATTCCATCCGCGACTACCTGCGCCAGGGCCGCGAACAGGGCTTGGCCCCCCGCAGCCAGGCCCGCAAGCTGGCCGCCCTGCGCGGCTTCTTCCGGCTGCTCCTGGCCGAAGGCATCGTGGCCGCCGATCCGTGCACCGAGATCGACTGCCCCCGGCCCCGCCGGCCCCTGCCCAAGGTCCTGAGCCTCCAGGAGGTGGACCGCCTCCTGGCACCACCGGCCAGCGCCGCCGACAGCCTGGCCTTCCGCAACCATGCCATGCTCCAGCTTCTGTACGCCACCGGGCTCCGGGTCTCGGAGCTGGTGCGCCTGCCCCTGACCGCCTGCCAGCTGGCGGCAGGCTACCTGCGGGTCTGCGGCAAGGGGGACAAGGAGCGACTGGTCCCTTTTGGCGAGGAGGCCCAGGAGGCGGTCAAGACCTATGCCACCGTGCACCGGCCGCTTCTCCTCGGCCGCCGGCGCAGCTCGTACCTGTTCGTCACCAGCCGGGGCACGGCCATGACCCGGGCCCGTTTCTGGCAAATCATCGAGGAGCTGCGCCGCACCTTGGCCATCGACACCGCCGTAAGCCCCCATGTCCTGC
- the rpsU gene encoding 30S ribosomal protein S21, protein MEVEVRGDIEQAIRLLKKKLQLDGIKKELKRREYYEKPSVKKRRKQAEAKRKLRKLRAKMGYH, encoded by the coding sequence ATCGAAGTGGAGGTCCGTGGCGATATCGAGCAGGCCATCCGGCTGCTCAAGAAGAAGCTGCAGCTCGATGGCATCAAGAAGGAGCTGAAGCGGCGGGAGTATTACGAGAAGCCCAGCGTCAAGAAGCGCCGCAAGCAGGCGGAGGCCAAGCGCAAGCTCCGCAAGCTGCGGGCCAAGATGGGCTACCACTAG
- the rho gene encoding transcription termination factor Rho: protein MDLAELKEKKINELTRLAKEYRVEGFSSMRKQELIFAILQAQTEKNGLVYGSGVLEILPDGFGFLRAPDYNYLPGPDDIYVSPSQIRRLNLRTGDTIEGQIRPPKEGERYFALLKVEAVNFGPSEVARDKILFDNLTPLYPESRIVLEHAHDNYSMRIMDMLAPIGKGQRGLIVAPPRTGKTVLLQNIANSVTHNHKEIVLIVLLIDERPEEVTDMARNVDAEVISSTFDEPPQRHIQVAEMVIEKAKRLVEHKRDVVILLDSITRLARAYNTVQPPSGKILSGGVDSNALHRPKRFFGAARNIEEGGSLTIIATALIETGSRMDEVIFEEFKGTGNMELLLDRKLSDKRVFPSIDINRSGTRREDLILPPDELNRIWILRKLLSPMNPVEAMEFLLDKMRSTRSNAEFFSLMNR, encoded by the coding sequence ATGGATCTCGCCGAACTCAAAGAGAAGAAGATCAACGAGCTCACCAGATTGGCCAAGGAATACCGGGTGGAGGGCTTCAGCTCCATGCGCAAGCAGGAGCTCATCTTCGCCATCCTCCAGGCCCAGACCGAAAAGAACGGTCTGGTCTACGGCAGCGGTGTGCTCGAGATCCTGCCCGACGGCTTCGGCTTCTTGCGGGCGCCGGACTACAACTACCTGCCCGGGCCGGACGACATCTACGTGTCGCCTTCCCAGATCCGGCGCCTCAACCTGCGCACCGGCGATACCATCGAGGGCCAGATCCGGCCTCCCAAGGAGGGAGAGCGCTACTTCGCCCTGCTCAAGGTGGAGGCGGTCAACTTCGGACCATCGGAGGTGGCCCGGGACAAGATCCTGTTCGACAACCTCACCCCCCTCTACCCTGAATCCCGCATCGTGCTGGAGCACGCCCACGACAACTACTCCATGCGGATCATGGACATGCTGGCGCCGATCGGCAAGGGGCAGCGGGGACTCATCGTCGCCCCACCCCGCACCGGCAAGACCGTGCTCCTGCAGAACATCGCCAACAGCGTCACCCACAACCACAAAGAGATCGTGCTCATCGTCCTCCTCATCGACGAGCGTCCCGAGGAGGTGACGGACATGGCCAGGAACGTGGACGCCGAGGTGATCAGCTCCACCTTCGACGAGCCGCCCCAGCGCCACATCCAGGTGGCGGAGATGGTGATCGAGAAGGCGAAACGGCTGGTGGAGCATAAACGGGACGTGGTCATCCTCCTCGACAGCATCACCCGCCTGGCCCGGGCCTACAACACCGTGCAGCCGCCTTCCGGCAAGATCCTGTCCGGCGGCGTCGACTCCAATGCCCTGCATCGGCCGAAGCGCTTCTTCGGCGCGGCCCGCAACATCGAGGAAGGGGGGAGCCTCACCATCATCGCCACCGCCCTCATCGAGACCGGCAGCCGCATGGACGAGGTGATCTTCGAAGAGTTCAAGGGCACCGGCAACATGGAGCTGCTCCTGGACCGCAAGCTGTCGGACAAGCGGGTCTTCCCCTCCATCGACATCAACCGCTCCGGCACCCGGCGGGAGGATCTCATCCTGCCCCCGGACGAGCTGAACCGGATCTGGATCCTCAGGAAGCTCCTGTCGCCCATGAACCCGGTGGAGGCCATGGAGTTCCTTCTGGACAAGATGCGGAGCACCCGCTCCAATGCCGAGTTCTTCTCCCTGATGAACCGCTGA